The following coding sequences lie in one Anaeromicrobium sediminis genomic window:
- the yqeC gene encoding selenium cofactor biosynthesis protein YqeC has product MRLIDSLSIKRGELITIVGGGGKTTTLLNLVDNCFYRNILVSTTTKIYVPPYKFVGINEFNYDKGPLCVGNHINKEGKVVGVDKYYLDTVHDKNTYDLILVEGDGSKGRSLKLYRENEPIIPASSNKLIIILGSDIIGKKFSEENVHRHNLLNKELNIKEDEILTIDKIYEILTSTNGIIGRIPSNMKTYFFINKCEEYPSEKMIELGERINELNIIDKVIYGSAKEGQVYKELMG; this is encoded by the coding sequence ATGAGATTAATTGATAGTTTATCTATTAAAAGGGGTGAATTGATCACCATTGTGGGTGGTGGTGGAAAGACTACTACCCTTTTAAATCTGGTAGATAACTGTTTTTACAGAAATATACTTGTTAGTACTACTACTAAGATATACGTACCACCTTACAAGTTTGTAGGAATTAATGAATTTAATTATGACAAAGGACCCCTTTGTGTTGGGAATCATATTAATAAAGAGGGAAAAGTAGTAGGGGTAGATAAATACTATTTAGACACAGTACATGATAAAAATACTTATGATTTAATCCTAGTTGAAGGAGATGGGTCAAAGGGAAGATCACTAAAACTGTATAGGGAAAATGAACCTATAATCCCAGCTAGTTCAAACAAATTAATAATTATTCTAGGGTCAGATATTATAGGAAAGAAATTTAGTGAGGAAAATGTCCATAGACATAATCTTTTAAATAAGGAACTTAATATTAAAGAAGATGAAATACTTACCATAGACAAAATATATGAAATACTTACAAGCACTAATGGTATAATTGGAAGAATTCCGTCTAATATGAAAACTTATTTTTTTATAAATAAATGTGAAGAATATCCAAGTGAAAAAATGATAGAATTAGGTGAACGTATAAATGAATTAAACATAATAGATAAGGTCATCTATGGAAGTGCTAAAGAGGGACAAGTATACAAGGAGTTGATGGGATGA
- the yqeB gene encoding selenium-dependent molybdenum cofactor biosynthesis protein YqeB yields the protein MFNKLVVIRGAGDLATAIGHKLFNVGFKVVMTEIATPKVVRRTVSFANCIYEGNMVVEGVESIQGNKEDIDDLLNNNKIPVVVDPDGTIIKELKPHIVIDAIMAKRNIGTSIEDAPIVIGIGPGFEASVDVHAVVETMRGHDLGRIIYEGKPKGDTGIPGPIGGYGKERLLRAPYKGKIITNSHIGDLVKKGQIIGTVKGEEVRAQIDGVLRGLIKSGTEVKEREKVGDIDPRGEISYCYTISDKGRNIAGGVLEAILTLMKDG from the coding sequence ATGTTTAACAAGTTAGTAGTTATAAGAGGTGCTGGAGATTTGGCTACAGCTATAGGCCATAAGCTTTTTAATGTGGGATTTAAGGTGGTCATGACTGAAATAGCCACACCTAAAGTAGTAAGAAGAACAGTATCCTTTGCAAATTGCATATATGAAGGAAATATGGTAGTAGAAGGTGTGGAGAGTATTCAAGGAAATAAAGAAGATATTGATGACCTATTAAATAATAATAAAATTCCTGTAGTAGTTGACCCAGATGGAACTATTATAAAGGAATTAAAGCCACATATAGTAATAGATGCCATAATGGCAAAGAGAAATATAGGTACAAGTATAGAAGATGCTCCTATAGTTATAGGAATAGGTCCTGGATTTGAGGCATCAGTAGATGTTCATGCTGTGGTTGAAACTATGAGAGGCCATGATTTAGGTAGAATTATATATGAAGGAAAACCTAAAGGGGATACGGGAATACCAGGACCTATAGGTGGATATGGCAAGGAACGTCTTTTAAGGGCACCATATAAGGGCAAGATAATAACAAATAGTCACATAGGTGATTTAGTTAAAAAGGGACAAATTATAGGAACAGTTAAGGGAGAAGAAGTAAGGGCTCAAATAGATGGCGTATTAAGGGGATTAATAAAAAGTGGTACAGAGGTAAAAGAAAGAGAAAAGGTAGGAGATATTGATCCTAGGGGAGAAATTTCCTATTGTTATACTATAAGTGATAAGGGAAGGAATATAGCTGGTGGAGTGTTAGAGGCCATATTAACTTTAATGAAGGACGGATAA
- a CDS encoding XdhC family protein — protein sequence MIRNGGDNVEGKVIEKLYDMIRNKEDAALVTIVNSTRGTPRGEGSMMLVNELGELIEGTIGGGKIERQAMEESKELIKRGLSKNIKYELRQDGLGMVCGGNVEVFVKVFKKKDELLIVGGGHIGNKLSKLAKILGYYVVVVDDRAELVNKETYPEADELLVGNIEEELAKYVIKDTSNVVIVTHGHKYDQISLERVIRSDARYIGMIGSKTKVRHCFNNMKEKGYTEEELSRVYSPIGLNIGGETPEEISLSILAEMQAVKYKKESGSLKIKL from the coding sequence ATGATTAGAAACGGGGGAGATAATGTGGAAGGGAAAGTTATAGAAAAATTGTATGATATGATTAGGAACAAGGAAGATGCTGCATTAGTAACTATAGTAAACAGTACTAGGGGGACTCCTAGGGGAGAAGGTAGTATGATGCTTGTGAATGAGTTGGGAGAATTAATAGAAGGTACTATTGGTGGAGGAAAAATAGAGAGACAAGCTATGGAAGAGAGTAAGGAATTGATAAAGAGAGGTTTATCTAAGAATATTAAGTATGAATTGAGACAAGATGGATTAGGTATGGTTTGTGGTGGAAATGTGGAGGTTTTTGTGAAGGTATTTAAGAAAAAGGATGAACTATTAATTGTAGGTGGAGGGCATATAGGTAATAAGCTTAGTAAATTGGCTAAAATATTAGGATATTATGTGGTAGTAGTAGATGATAGAGCCGAATTAGTAAACAAAGAGACCTACCCAGAAGCGGATGAATTATTAGTTGGAAATATAGAGGAAGAACTAGCTAAATATGTTATAAAAGATACCAGTAATGTTGTAATAGTTACTCATGGACATAAATACGATCAAATATCCTTAGAAAGGGTAATAAGAAGTGATGCTAGATATATAGGTATGATAGGGAGTAAAACAAAGGTAAGACATTGTTTTAATAATATGAAGGAAAAGGGATATACGGAAGAAGAACTATCTAGGGTATATTCTCCTATAGGATTAAACATAGGAGGAGAGACACCAGAGGAAATATCCTTAAGCATATTAGCGGAAATGCAAGCTGTGAAATATAAAAAAGAATCGGGTTCTTTAAAAATAAAATTATAA
- a CDS encoding xanthine dehydrogenase family protein molybdopterin-binding subunit, translating to MKNFKYVGKTYPIHDIKEKVTGKVKYVGDMKLNNMLYSKLILSNIANGRVKSINYDKAEALEGVVKVFTPKDSPDTLYNSHKWFVGLEVMKDEKIFTDEPKFVGDRIGAIVAENKEVLEEAASLIEIEYEEYTPIIDPKKALKEDGYHISTKKIEVGNVETVDEEGHVVVETSVHSPKVHHAAMENHSCVTNIDEFGNLTVYTPCQVVYQVRLLVAEILDLPLNKVRVIKTVMGGSFGGKGQPILEPVCAYLSYKLKRPVQLTLDRKESIIATRTRHAIEGNVKTIVSNDGKLISRDMDLLIDAGGYFTNGDAVAMAMAKKSFRLYKVENQRFKADIVYTNTPVGGACRGYGSPQIHVLSEINMDMIAKKLNMDPIELRLKNVVKPNEDDPTGGTNLGNVKITECLEEGAQIFNWNERKNVPKSEGRYVKGIGVACATHGNGYYGAYQDFIDMYIRINEDGTIYLNAGLHDQGCGTITSMQQIIAEVLDVDLDKIFIPEADTLTSPFDSAGTQASRVTFVCGGAAMKAAEKVKKRFLEYAAKVFECDLDEIHLEDGVIKCNDKELSYGEMVIKIQTKYEVDVSETISYKSPANPAVYCVNFAEVEVDKLTGLVRVTDFLAVHDIGQAINRGMVEGQVQGAIQMGIGMALTEEITADSKGRLKGDTFAKYHVINVPDMPEVKVHLIEEPQEMGPFGAKSVGEISACAAAPAVVNAINHALGTNICSLPVIPEKIIDALNS from the coding sequence GTGAAAAACTTTAAATATGTAGGAAAAACGTATCCAATACATGATATAAAGGAAAAGGTTACGGGAAAAGTCAAGTATGTAGGGGATATGAAACTTAATAATATGCTATATTCAAAGCTTATATTAAGTAATATAGCAAATGGAAGAGTAAAAAGTATAAATTATGATAAGGCAGAAGCATTAGAGGGTGTAGTAAAGGTGTTCACACCAAAGGATTCACCAGATACTCTTTATAATTCTCATAAGTGGTTTGTGGGTCTTGAAGTTATGAAGGACGAAAAAATATTCACAGATGAGCCAAAGTTTGTTGGAGATAGAATAGGAGCCATAGTAGCGGAAAACAAAGAAGTATTAGAGGAAGCTGCTAGCTTAATAGAAATAGAGTATGAAGAATATACGCCTATTATAGATCCTAAAAAGGCACTTAAGGAGGACGGTTATCATATATCTACTAAAAAGATAGAAGTGGGAAATGTGGAAACTGTAGATGAAGAGGGACATGTGGTAGTAGAAACTTCTGTCCATTCTCCAAAGGTTCACCATGCAGCCATGGAAAACCACTCTTGTGTAACTAATATAGATGAATTTGGAAATCTTACGGTGTACACACCTTGTCAGGTAGTATATCAAGTAAGATTACTAGTAGCAGAAATACTAGATTTACCCCTTAACAAGGTAAGGGTGATTAAGACTGTAATGGGAGGATCTTTTGGAGGAAAGGGGCAACCTATATTAGAACCAGTATGTGCTTACTTATCATATAAGTTAAAAAGACCTGTACAATTAACTTTAGATAGAAAAGAAAGTATTATAGCTACAAGAACTAGACATGCTATAGAGGGCAATGTAAAGACTATTGTAAGTAATGATGGTAAATTAATTTCTAGGGATATGGATTTATTAATTGATGCAGGTGGTTACTTTACTAACGGAGATGCTGTGGCCATGGCTATGGCTAAGAAGTCCTTTAGATTATATAAGGTTGAAAATCAAAGGTTCAAGGCTGATATAGTATACACAAACACTCCTGTTGGTGGTGCTTGTAGGGGATATGGATCTCCACAAATCCATGTATTATCGGAAATAAATATGGATATGATAGCTAAAAAACTTAATATGGACCCTATTGAACTTAGACTTAAAAATGTGGTGAAGCCTAATGAAGATGATCCTACAGGTGGAACCAATCTTGGAAATGTGAAGATTACAGAATGTCTTGAAGAGGGAGCCCAAATATTTAATTGGAATGAAAGAAAAAATGTTCCTAAATCTGAAGGCAGATATGTAAAGGGAATAGGAGTTGCATGTGCTACCCATGGTAATGGATATTATGGAGCATATCAAGATTTTATAGATATGTATATTAGAATAAACGAAGATGGAACCATATACTTAAATGCAGGTCTTCATGATCAAGGTTGTGGAACCATAACATCTATGCAACAGATAATTGCAGAAGTACTTGATGTGGATTTAGATAAAATATTTATTCCAGAGGCAGATACTTTAACAAGTCCATTTGATTCAGCAGGAACCCAAGCAAGCCGTGTTACTTTTGTATGTGGTGGAGCTGCTATGAAAGCTGCTGAAAAGGTAAAGAAAAGATTCTTAGAGTATGCTGCTAAAGTATTTGAATGTGATTTAGATGAAATACATTTAGAGGATGGAGTAATTAAGTGTAATGATAAGGAATTATCCTATGGAGAAATGGTAATTAAAATACAAACTAAATATGAAGTGGATGTGAGTGAAACTATAAGTTATAAGTCACCTGCAAATCCAGCCGTATACTGCGTAAACTTTGCAGAGGTAGAGGTAGATAAACTAACAGGACTAGTAAGGGTTACAGACTTTTTAGCAGTACATGATATAGGTCAGGCTATAAACAGAGGTATGGTGGAAGGTCAAGTTCAAGGGGCTATACAAATGGGAATAGGAATGGCTTTAACAGAAGAAATCACTGCTGATTCTAAGGGAAGATTAAAGGGTGATACTTTTGCTAAATACCATGTTATAAATGTGCCAGATATGCCAGAGGTAAAAGTTCACTTAATAGAAGAACCTCAGGAAATGGGTCCTTTTGGAGCTAAGAGTGTGGGAGAAATAAGTGCTTGTGCAGCAGCACCTGCAGTAGTAAATGCCATAAATCATGCCTTAGGAACTAATATATGCTCACTACCAGTTATACCTGAGAAGATTATAGATGCTTTAAATAGCTAA
- a CDS encoding FAD binding domain-containing protein: MSMIMKTPNNLTQLVECLKDIDENTYALSGGTDLIIKMKKDKIHKGTLIDLKGINELNYIKEENDFIRVGAGTTFTTIEESEIIKSNCICVSLASGQVGSTQIRNWATIGGNVANAFAGADLIPTLLLMDSKVVTINSHNERIERSIDEVIIGLGKNSLNRDEIIIEIIIPKYKGYESAFAKLGSRTRVTISKLNMSVLLKKEGNKILDSRVVLGALGPKAFRATMVEEFLNDKEIDEKLLDRFYEVLSKQVDEAIPTRKSRTYKREAIKGLGSDIYKQLLG; this comes from the coding sequence ATGTCTATGATTATGAAAACTCCGAACAATTTAACTCAGTTGGTAGAGTGTTTAAAAGACATTGATGAAAACACCTATGCCTTAAGTGGAGGAACTGATTTAATAATAAAGATGAAAAAGGATAAAATCCATAAGGGTACATTAATTGATTTAAAAGGGATTAATGAATTAAATTATATAAAAGAAGAAAATGACTTTATAAGAGTAGGAGCAGGTACAACTTTCACTACTATAGAAGAAAGTGAAATTATAAAGTCTAATTGTATATGTGTGTCCCTTGCATCTGGCCAAGTTGGTTCAACTCAAATCAGAAACTGGGCTACTATTGGTGGTAATGTGGCTAATGCCTTTGCTGGAGCCGACCTTATACCTACCCTGTTATTAATGGATAGTAAGGTAGTAACTATAAACTCACATAATGAAAGAATAGAAAGATCTATTGATGAGGTTATAATAGGACTTGGAAAAAACTCATTAAACAGGGATGAGATTATTATAGAAATAATCATACCAAAATACAAAGGGTATGAAAGTGCTTTTGCCAAATTGGGAAGTAGAACTAGGGTTACCATATCTAAGTTAAATATGAGTGTACTTCTTAAAAAAGAAGGAAATAAAATATTAGACAGTAGAGTTGTTTTAGGTGCATTAGGGCCTAAGGCCTTTAGAGCTACCATGGTAGAAGAATTCTTAAATGATAAAGAAATAGATGAGAAGTTACTAGATAGATTTTATGAAGTTTTATCAAAGCAAGTTGACGAGGCTATACCAACTAGAAAATCAAGAACTTATAAACGTGAAGCCATAAAAGGTTTGGGCAGTGATATTTATAAGCAGTTGTTAGGATAA
- a CDS encoding (2Fe-2S)-binding protein, protein MLLEFRVNGKDVKVDVDSAKRLIDVLRDDLKLTGTKEGCGEGECGACTVIIDGAAVNSCLVLGHQVSGKEIFTIESLEKDEELDRLQKSFIENGAVQCGYCTPGMLMSSKALLMKNDDPSEEEIKIALEGNLCRCTGYNKIVKAVKSAAHK, encoded by the coding sequence ATGTTACTTGAATTTAGAGTAAACGGAAAAGACGTTAAGGTGGATGTGGATTCTGCTAAGAGATTGATAGATGTCCTTAGGGATGATTTAAAGCTTACAGGAACTAAAGAAGGTTGTGGGGAAGGTGAATGTGGAGCTTGTACTGTTATAATTGATGGTGCTGCTGTAAATTCATGCTTAGTATTAGGACATCAAGTAAGTGGTAAAGAAATATTTACTATAGAAAGTTTAGAAAAGGATGAAGAGCTAGATAGGCTTCAAAAGTCATTCATAGAAAATGGAGCTGTTCAATGTGGTTATTGTACTCCAGGAATGCTTATGAGCTCTAAGGCATTATTAATGAAAAATGATGATCCATCGGAAGAAGAAATAAAGATTGCTCTAGAGGGTAATTTATGTAGATGTACAGGGTATAACAAAATTGTGAAAGCTGTAAAATCAGCGGCACATAAATAA
- a CDS encoding HAL/PAL/TAL family ammonia-lyase, with translation MKKVVLDGNNLTVDKISKIARDGYAVEISEEAYARIVKSREFVYEMLNSDVPVYGFNRGVGLNKDREIFERYYEEYNRNLVLAHTLGVGPDATLEETRAILVARLNNYLLGYTGAQPKLVERYAEFINRDILPQIPKRGSVGEADITCLSHIGLAAMGEGNVYYKGKLMTTKEAYEIEGLEPIVLGPKDGLAIVSSNALAAGEGALVLKDVQDLLDMADLIYAMSLEGLKGNVTPLDESTHKIRPFPGQNKSADNVRRFLEGSYLYLPGVADALQDPLSFRGSCQIHGAVRDSLEHVEKYLHLHLNTSEDNPCVLVDERRMVACANYEPTTWAIGFEMLGIALSHLSKAACHRTIKLARPKFTGLSRFLTPADTRVIAYGTIQKVFTSLDTEIRHLSNPVTADFFSVAGDIEDHANNTPLVVQKTTKIVDNLFYILGIELMHAAQAMDLRKVEKAGKYTKKVWEAFRKEVSFLEEDRNLSVDINKSYNFIKSKKIIDIINE, from the coding sequence ATGAAGAAGGTTGTATTAGATGGAAATAATTTAACAGTGGATAAAATAAGTAAAATAGCCCGTGATGGATATGCAGTTGAAATCAGTGAAGAGGCTTATGCAAGAATTGTGAAATCAAGAGAGTTTGTATATGAAATGCTAAATAGTGATGTACCCGTATATGGATTTAATAGGGGGGTAGGTCTTAATAAGGATAGGGAAATCTTTGAAAGATACTATGAAGAGTATAATAGAAACCTAGTATTAGCCCATACTTTAGGTGTAGGACCTGATGCAACATTAGAAGAAACAAGGGCCATATTAGTAGCTAGACTTAATAATTATTTATTAGGATATACGGGAGCTCAGCCTAAGTTAGTAGAAAGATATGCAGAGTTTATAAATCGAGATATACTTCCACAGATACCAAAGAGGGGGTCTGTAGGAGAAGCAGATATAACATGTTTATCTCATATTGGCCTTGCAGCCATGGGAGAGGGAAATGTTTATTATAAGGGTAAACTTATGACTACTAAGGAAGCTTACGAAATAGAAGGGCTTGAGCCAATTGTGTTAGGTCCAAAGGATGGCCTTGCAATAGTAAGTTCTAATGCATTGGCTGCTGGAGAGGGAGCTCTTGTCTTAAAGGATGTGCAAGATTTACTTGATATGGCAGATTTAATTTATGCCATGTCCCTAGAAGGCCTAAAGGGAAATGTGACTCCCCTTGATGAATCTACCCATAAGATTAGACCATTTCCAGGACAAAATAAGAGTGCAGACAATGTGAGAAGATTCCTAGAAGGAAGTTATTTATACTTACCTGGAGTTGCAGATGCACTACAGGATCCCCTTAGCTTTAGAGGGTCTTGTCAAATCCATGGAGCTGTTAGAGATTCCCTTGAGCATGTGGAAAAATATTTACATCTTCACTTAAATACGTCTGAGGATAATCCATGTGTATTAGTAGATGAAAGAAGAATGGTTGCCTGTGCAAATTATGAACCTACCACATGGGCAATAGGCTTTGAAATGTTAGGAATAGCTCTTAGCCATTTATCTAAGGCAGCTTGTCATAGAACAATAAAGTTAGCTAGACCTAAGTTTACTGGACTATCAAGGTTCTTAACGCCAGCAGATACTAGAGTAATTGCTTATGGTACTATTCAGAAGGTATTTACATCATTAGATACGGAAATAAGACATCTATCTAATCCTGTAACGGCAGATTTCTTTTCTGTGGCAGGGGATATAGAGGATCATGCAAATAATACTCCATTAGTAGTTCAAAAGACAACTAAAATAGTTGATAATCTTTTTTACATCCTAGGGATAGAGTTAATGCATGCAGCCCAAGCTATGGATTTAAGGAAGGTAGAAAAGGCTGGCAAGTATACTAAGAAAGTATGGGAAGCATTCAGAAAAGAGGTATCCTTCTTAGAAGAGGATAGAAATTTATCTGTAGATATTAATAAATCATATAACTTTATTAAATCTAAGAAAATTATAGATATAATTAATGAGTAA
- a CDS encoding BCCT family transporter, whose translation MKKLEKASLRMSIFIPMSIIFLLAIITGIVAPEAFFNAENAIAQFAFENFGWLFQISGLIFLALCIYLMCSKYGQIKLGGPDAKPELSYWNWFAISLCAGIGTGVLFWGVVEPLTHMYNPPEVLGLTPGSEAAAMFSMTQTLIHWTFLPYGMYAIAGVTIAFCVYNAKLPFQVSSTLYPFFGEKIKGSVGAIVDNISLFAIAGGVSAILGVGTMQIGSGLNILTGIETGKMLWIAIVAGIVLTYVISSYTGLQRGIKWLSDNNAKLFIVMLVFVFILGPSRFIVNFGTQSTGHFIQNFFERTLYMSPIDGSPWPRWWPIYYWAIWLAYAPLTGMFFARISKGRTIKEFMMVNLVLPATFGLIWFAVFGGAAVNLQMNGAGIVEAMKAGGNEVAVFEFLKNFPGFKVTSIIYIVAIFVSIVTLADSMTSTISSLSTTAYNDDQAEAPGQVKIFWGVVMSSLAIINLLSAGGKISGIDATKQISTVAGFPILFFMLAMAAGGVYMIVNHKKYDKVNGMKEESK comes from the coding sequence ATGAAGAAGTTAGAAAAGGCTAGTTTAAGGATGTCCATATTCATTCCAATGTCAATAATATTTTTATTGGCAATAATAACTGGAATTGTGGCTCCAGAAGCATTCTTCAATGCAGAAAATGCAATCGCACAATTTGCATTTGAAAACTTTGGATGGCTATTCCAAATATCAGGACTTATTTTCTTAGCATTATGTATTTATTTAATGTGTTCTAAATATGGACAAATTAAGTTGGGTGGGCCAGATGCAAAACCTGAGTTAAGTTATTGGAACTGGTTTGCAATTTCACTCTGTGCTGGTATAGGTACAGGAGTATTATTCTGGGGAGTTGTTGAGCCATTAACTCACATGTACAATCCACCAGAAGTTCTTGGTCTTACACCAGGGTCTGAAGCAGCAGCAATGTTTTCTATGACTCAAACTTTAATTCACTGGACGTTCTTACCTTATGGTATGTATGCAATTGCAGGGGTAACTATAGCTTTCTGTGTATATAATGCAAAGTTACCATTCCAAGTAAGTTCTACCCTATATCCATTCTTTGGAGAAAAGATAAAAGGGTCAGTTGGAGCTATTGTAGATAATATTTCATTATTTGCCATAGCTGGTGGAGTTTCTGCTATCTTAGGTGTAGGTACCATGCAAATAGGTAGTGGACTTAACATACTTACTGGAATTGAAACGGGAAAAATGTTATGGATAGCAATAGTTGCAGGTATCGTTTTAACATATGTAATTTCAAGTTACACAGGATTACAAAGGGGTATCAAGTGGTTATCTGATAATAATGCAAAACTATTTATAGTAATGTTAGTATTTGTATTTATATTGGGGCCTTCAAGATTTATAGTAAACTTTGGAACTCAATCTACTGGTCACTTCATACAAAATTTCTTTGAGAGAACTTTATATATGAGTCCAATAGACGGATCTCCATGGCCAAGATGGTGGCCTATTTACTACTGGGCTATTTGGCTTGCTTATGCACCACTTACAGGTATGTTCTTTGCAAGAATATCAAAAGGACGTACTATTAAGGAATTTATGATGGTTAACTTAGTATTACCAGCTACTTTCGGTTTAATTTGGTTTGCAGTATTTGGTGGAGCAGCAGTAAACCTTCAAATGAATGGTGCTGGAATCGTTGAAGCCATGAAAGCTGGTGGAAATGAAGTTGCTGTATTTGAATTCTTGAAGAATTTCCCTGGATTTAAAGTTACAAGTATCATATATATTGTAGCCATATTCGTATCTATAGTAACATTGGCAGACTCTATGACTTCAACCATATCATCACTATCTACTACTGCATATAATGATGATCAAGCTGAAGCACCAGGGCAAGTTAAGATATTCTGGGGTGTAGTAATGTCATCTCTAGCAATAATTAACTTATTATCTGCTGGTGGAAAGATAAGTGGTATAGATGCTACTAAGCAAATATCCACTGTGGCCGGTTTCCCAATCCTATTCTTCATGTTGGCTATGGCAGCTGGTGGAGTATATATGATTGTAAATCATAAAAAGTACGATAAGGTTAATGGAATGAAAGAGGAATCAAAATAA